In Bacillus sp. Cs-700, one genomic interval encodes:
- a CDS encoding solute carrier family 23 protein, whose translation MKQVLGIRDVPKPSSWLTLSLQHLFAMFGATILVPFLVGLDPAVALVSSGLGTLAYLLITKGRIPAYLGSSFAFIAPIISAVSLHGPEGAMIGSFFAGIVYGLVAIGIRTLGLNWLLKLLPPIVVGPVIMVIGLGLAGTAIDMAMNNPATEAYSGTHFTVALVTLGITILASMFLRGFFSLIPILIGIVSGYTFAYFMGIVDLTPIKEASFFQMPDFIIPFADYNPVDVFSWEILFIMVPIAVVTIAEHIGDQMVLSKVAGKNFLKTPGLHRSILGDGVATMIASCLGGPPNTTYGENIGVLAITRVFSVFVIGGAAVLALMFGFVGKITALISTIPTAVMGGVSILLFGIIASSGLRMLIDNKIDLGEKRNLIISSVILVIGVGGAFIQVSDNLQIAGMALATIIGIALNLILPGGSSQQSVEKMFEEDLDNNEPAA comes from the coding sequence ATGAAACAAGTACTAGGAATTCGAGACGTTCCAAAACCATCAAGTTGGCTTACATTAAGTTTACAGCATTTATTTGCCATGTTTGGCGCAACGATATTAGTTCCGTTTCTCGTCGGTCTTGATCCGGCCGTGGCTCTTGTCTCAAGTGGACTTGGTACACTAGCGTATCTCTTAATTACAAAAGGTCGAATTCCTGCTTATCTCGGCTCATCATTCGCATTCATAGCGCCAATCATATCAGCAGTATCATTACATGGCCCTGAAGGAGCGATGATTGGGAGTTTCTTTGCAGGAATTGTTTATGGATTAGTTGCGATCGGAATTCGAACACTTGGCTTAAACTGGCTCTTAAAGCTGCTGCCGCCGATCGTTGTAGGACCGGTCATTATGGTGATTGGGCTCGGGCTTGCGGGAACGGCAATTGACATGGCCATGAACAACCCGGCAACGGAAGCTTATAGCGGCACACACTTTACTGTCGCGCTTGTTACGCTTGGCATTACCATTCTTGCTTCGATGTTTTTAAGAGGATTTTTCAGCCTGATCCCGATCTTAATCGGCATTGTATCAGGATATACATTTGCTTACTTTATGGGCATTGTCGATTTAACACCGATTAAAGAAGCTTCATTCTTTCAAATGCCCGACTTTATCATCCCGTTTGCAGATTACAACCCAGTAGACGTCTTCTCATGGGAAATCCTGTTTATCATGGTTCCCATTGCGGTTGTCACGATCGCTGAACACATTGGCGATCAGATGGTCTTAAGTAAAGTAGCTGGAAAAAACTTCTTAAAAACACCAGGTCTTCATCGTTCTATTCTTGGTGACGGCGTAGCGACAATGATTGCATCTTGTCTTGGTGGACCGCCAAACACAACTTACGGCGAAAACATCGGTGTGCTTGCCATTACACGAGTGTTCAGCGTCTTCGTTATCGGAGGAGCCGCTGTGCTCGCACTCATGTTCGGCTTTGTAGGAAAAATAACGGCGCTTATCTCAACCATTCCAACCGCCGTCATGGGCGGAGTTTCAATCCTTCTCTTCGGAATTATTGCTTCTTCAGGCTTACGCATGCTAATCGATAACAAAATCGATCTTGGAGAAAAGCGAAACTTAATTATCTCCTCTGTTATTCTTGTTATCGGTGTAGGTGGTGCCTTCATCCAAGTAAGTGATAACTTGCAAATTGCTGGCATGGCTCTAGCTACGATTATCGGTATTGCGCTAAACTTGATCCTGCCTGGGGGAAGCTCACAGCAATCCGTAGAAAAAATGTTTGAAGAAGATCTAGATAACAATGAACCAGCTGCATAG
- a CDS encoding aspartate carbamoyltransferase catalytic subunit, whose protein sequence is MKHLLDMTSLTLDQIQEILLQAERFRKGKSLQTQEPVFIANLFFEPSTRTRFSFEVAEKKLGYEVLNFETSSSSVQKGETLYDTIKTLEAIGVNAVVVRHKDERYFAPLLEKTSMSIINAGDGCGHHPTQSLLDLLTIRQEFKRFEGLHVVIAGDIKHSRVARSNAHVLKRLGARVSFSGPPEWQDETMNEFPFVTIDEAAEQADVLMLLRIQNERHERKSNTGSYLESYGLTIEREKRMKKHSIIMHPAPVNRGVEIDTTLVECERSRIFKQMENGVYVRMACLNLVLQPKQKGMVV, encoded by the coding sequence TTGAAGCATTTACTTGATATGACGTCTCTTACACTAGATCAAATTCAGGAGATATTACTACAGGCTGAGCGTTTTCGAAAAGGAAAAAGTCTTCAAACCCAGGAACCTGTATTTATTGCCAATCTTTTTTTTGAGCCTTCTACAAGAACGAGATTTAGTTTTGAAGTAGCAGAAAAGAAATTGGGATATGAAGTGTTAAATTTTGAAACCTCCTCATCCAGTGTTCAAAAAGGAGAAACGCTGTACGACACGATCAAGACGCTTGAAGCAATTGGTGTAAACGCAGTGGTCGTGAGGCACAAGGATGAAAGGTACTTCGCACCATTACTTGAAAAAACTTCGATGTCGATCATAAATGCTGGAGACGGATGTGGTCATCATCCGACACAATCTTTGCTTGATCTTCTAACGATTCGGCAGGAGTTCAAGCGTTTCGAAGGTCTTCACGTTGTGATTGCTGGAGATATAAAGCATAGCCGAGTAGCACGCTCAAATGCTCACGTATTAAAGAGGCTAGGAGCAAGGGTAAGCTTCTCCGGCCCACCTGAATGGCAAGATGAAACAATGAATGAATTTCCATTTGTAACGATAGATGAAGCAGCGGAACAGGCAGACGTTCTCATGCTCCTCCGTATTCAAAATGAACGACATGAAAGAAAAAGCAACACGGGTTCTTATCTTGAGTCATATGGGCTAACAATCGAGCGAGAGAAGCGTATGAAGAAACATAGCATCATCATGCATCCGGCACCGGTTAATCGAGGCGTAGAAATTGATACAACGTTAGTGGAATGCGAGCGCTCAAGAATTTTTAAGCAGATGGAAAACGGTGTGTATGTTCGAATGGCCTGCTTGAATTTAGTTCTACAACCTAAACAGAAAGGGATGGTCGTGTAA
- a CDS encoding dihydroorotase: MLIQRAKLINETGELIEQDVLVNEEGRIEEIAKGIEKGTHETFDAKGNLLVPGLVDLHVHLREPGGEHKETIETGTKAAAKGGFTTIAAMPNTRPVPDNEDTMEKLMNRIKETASVRVLPYGAITTRQLGQELTNFKALKTHGAFALTDDGVGVQNAGMMLEAMKRAAASNLSIVAHCEENTLINGGSVHEGNFSKEKGLNGIPSVCEAVHIARDVLLAEAAGVHYHVCHISTKESVRVVRDAKRAGINVTAEVTPHHLLLSEDDIPGLDTNYKMNPPLRSKEDREALLEGLLDGTIDFIATDHAPHSQDEKAQSMEKAPFGIVGLETAFPLLYTHFVEKGTFTLKQLVDWLTVKPARAFGLEYGTLASGVHADMTIINLSEEEDINPEFFVSKGKNTPFTGWACKGWPVATFVNGKIVFEKGSDQ, encoded by the coding sequence ATGCTAATCCAACGCGCGAAACTAATAAACGAAACTGGAGAATTGATCGAGCAGGATGTACTTGTAAATGAGGAAGGACGAATTGAAGAAATCGCAAAAGGTATTGAAAAGGGCACGCATGAAACGTTTGATGCAAAAGGAAATCTTCTCGTTCCTGGTCTTGTTGATCTCCACGTGCACTTAAGAGAACCGGGCGGTGAGCATAAAGAGACGATTGAAACGGGAACGAAAGCAGCAGCAAAAGGTGGATTTACGACAATAGCGGCGATGCCGAATACAAGACCTGTGCCAGACAATGAAGATACGATGGAGAAATTAATGAATCGCATTAAGGAAACGGCTAGCGTACGGGTCCTTCCATACGGAGCGATTACAACAAGGCAGCTTGGTCAAGAGCTTACAAATTTCAAGGCGCTTAAAACTCATGGCGCATTTGCGTTAACAGATGATGGCGTTGGCGTCCAGAACGCAGGCATGATGTTAGAAGCGATGAAGCGTGCGGCAGCGAGTAACCTATCCATTGTCGCTCATTGTGAAGAAAATACGTTGATCAATGGCGGAAGCGTTCATGAGGGGAATTTTTCAAAAGAAAAAGGATTAAACGGTATCCCGTCTGTATGTGAAGCTGTACATATTGCAAGGGACGTTCTGCTCGCTGAAGCAGCAGGCGTACATTATCACGTTTGTCATATTAGCACGAAAGAATCGGTACGCGTCGTCCGGGATGCGAAACGAGCGGGAATTAACGTCACTGCAGAGGTGACACCGCATCACTTGCTTCTATCAGAAGATGACATCCCTGGGCTTGATACAAATTATAAAATGAATCCTCCATTACGCTCGAAGGAAGATCGAGAGGCTCTACTTGAAGGCCTGCTCGATGGGACAATTGATTTTATTGCAACAGATCATGCCCCACATTCACAGGATGAAAAAGCACAATCAATGGAGAAAGCACCGTTTGGTATCGTTGGACTGGAGACTGCCTTTCCACTTCTTTATACTCATTTTGTTGAAAAAGGGACGTTTACGCTCAAGCAACTTGTGGATTGGTTAACGGTGAAGCCAGCACGTGCATTTGGTTTAGAATACGGCACGCTTGCGAGTGGCGTACATGCCGATATGACCATTATTAATTTATCAGAGGAAGAGGATATAAATCCGGAGTTCTTTGTCTCAAAGGGGAAAAACACCCCATTTACTGGGTGGGCGTGCAAAGGATGGCCAGTCGCAACATTTGTAAATGGAAAAATCGTGTTTGAAAAGGGGAGCGATCAATGA
- a CDS encoding carbamoyl phosphate synthase small subunit, with protein MKRQLILEDGSIFVGKAFGSDIEKSGEVVFNTGMTGYQEILSDPSYCAQIVTLTYPLIGNYGINRDDFESINPSVHGLIVKEATAVPSYWRNEMTLDELLRVKGIPGLEGIDTRKLTKLIRSNGTLKGKMCSMDVDPEKIARDLRETPLKRDQVKQVSIKAPYASPGRGFRIVLVDFGMKHGILRELTKRKCDVVVVPYNTSAEEILRLNPDGVMLSNGPGDPKDVPEAVEMINGILGKIPLFGICLGHQLFALACGANSEKMKFGHRGSNHPVMDLTTKRVAITSQNHGYTIAPETLEKTELVVTHVAVNDGSIEGVKHKEYAAFSVQYHPEASPGPEDSNELFDDFIAMITTFKGEKTYA; from the coding sequence ATGAAAAGACAGCTAATTCTAGAAGATGGGTCCATTTTTGTAGGAAAAGCATTTGGTAGTGACATCGAAAAAAGCGGTGAAGTTGTTTTTAACACAGGCATGACGGGCTATCAGGAAATTTTATCAGATCCTTCTTACTGCGCTCAAATCGTCACGCTAACGTATCCGTTAATCGGAAACTACGGCATTAACCGAGATGATTTCGAATCAATTAACCCATCTGTACACGGCCTTATCGTTAAAGAAGCAACGGCTGTGCCAAGCTACTGGAGAAATGAAATGACGCTTGATGAACTGCTTCGTGTGAAGGGCATTCCCGGGCTAGAAGGAATTGATACAAGAAAGCTCACAAAGCTGATTCGTTCGAATGGAACACTAAAAGGAAAGATGTGTAGCATGGACGTCGATCCAGAAAAAATTGCGCGTGATCTAAGAGAAACGCCGTTAAAACGAGATCAGGTGAAGCAGGTGTCCATTAAAGCACCATACGCAAGTCCAGGAAGGGGCTTCCGCATTGTCCTTGTCGATTTCGGGATGAAGCACGGCATATTAAGAGAACTCACAAAGCGGAAATGTGATGTTGTGGTTGTTCCATACAATACATCAGCGGAAGAAATTCTTCGCCTAAATCCTGATGGCGTCATGCTTAGTAACGGCCCTGGGGACCCGAAAGATGTTCCCGAGGCTGTAGAGATGATCAACGGAATCCTTGGTAAAATCCCGCTCTTTGGCATTTGTCTTGGTCATCAGCTGTTTGCCCTTGCTTGTGGAGCAAATTCAGAGAAAATGAAGTTTGGTCATAGAGGATCAAATCATCCGGTAATGGATTTAACTACAAAACGCGTGGCGATTACTTCACAAAATCACGGGTATACAATCGCACCTGAAACGCTAGAAAAAACGGAGTTAGTTGTTACACATGTTGCCGTAAATGATGGGTCAATTGAAGGGGTTAAACATAAGGAATATGCAGCCTTCAGTGTGCAATACCATCCAGAAGCTTCACCTGGTCCTGAAGATTCCAATGAACTTTTTGACGACTTTATCGCAATGATTACAACATTCAAGGGGGAAAAAACATATGCCTAA
- the carB gene encoding carbamoyl-phosphate synthase large subunit, with amino-acid sequence MPKRTDIQKILVIGSGPIVIGQAAEFDYAGTQACQALKEEGYEVILVNSNPATIMTDTTIADEVYIEPLTLDFVSRIIRKERPDALLATLGGQTGLNMAMELSEAGVLKDYEVELLGTKLDAIQQAEDRDLFRTLMNELNEPVPESDIIHNLEEAYRFVKRIGYPVIVRPAYTLGGTGGGIVNNDEELEEIVSSGLKYSPVTQCLLEKSIAGFKEVEYEVMRDGQDQAIVVCNMENIDPVGIHTGDSIVVAPSQTLSDRDYQMLRNVALKVIRALKIEGGCNIQLALDPYSFQYYIIEVNPRVSRSSALASKATGYPIAKLAAKIAVGLSLAEMKNPVTGKTYASFEPALDYVVSKIPRWPFDKFESANRKLGTQMKATGEVMAIGRTLEESFLKAVRSLESNVSHICIPELAELDDETLEKQIRFADDERIFVVAEAFRRGKTMKQIHDWSMIDHYFLVKIQGMIELENKLKENKGNLDLLLEAKQKGFSDDIIATLWNQTELEIYELRTKESIRPVYKMVDTCAGEFESETPYYYSTYEEENESLETPKESVLVLGSGPIRIGQGIEFDYATVHSVWAIREAGYEAIIINNNPETVSTDFSISDKLYFEPLTVEDVMHVIDLEKPKGVVVQFGGQTAINLADELSARGVKILGTSLEDMDRAENRDKFEMAMAELNIPQPEGKTATSVDQAVSIAERIGYPVLVRPSYVLGGRAMEIVYKESELLHYMENAVKVNPQHPVLIDRYLMGKEIEVDAISDGDNVFIPGIMEHIERAGIHSGDSIAVYPPQSLSSDVKQTLIDQTITLARGLKIKGLLNIQYVIQNEQVYVLEVNPRSSRTVPFLSKITGVPMANLATKVILGASLTSLGYETGYGTERDDVYVKVPVFSFAKLRRVDITLGPEMKSTGEVMGRDYTLEKALYKGLVASGMKIPTHGSVLFTIADKDKEEAIDIVKRFNAIGYHILATEGTAQIIRDLGIPVTVVNKIGAEKPNLLHVIREGQAQFVINTLTRGKQPARDGFRIRRESVENGVVCFTSLDTAKALLRVIETMTFTSTSMPKFHEKEVVRS; translated from the coding sequence ATGCCTAAACGTACAGATATCCAAAAAATCCTTGTGATCGGATCAGGACCGATTGTTATCGGGCAAGCAGCAGAATTTGACTATGCAGGGACGCAGGCTTGTCAGGCGTTAAAAGAAGAGGGATATGAAGTGATTCTCGTAAACTCGAATCCGGCCACCATTATGACGGATACAACGATTGCGGACGAAGTTTACATCGAACCACTTACGCTTGATTTTGTTAGCCGCATCATTCGAAAAGAACGACCAGATGCTCTTCTTGCGACGCTTGGAGGACAAACTGGACTAAATATGGCAATGGAATTATCAGAAGCGGGCGTTTTAAAAGACTATGAAGTAGAACTTTTAGGTACTAAACTTGATGCAATTCAGCAGGCAGAGGATCGAGATCTGTTTCGTACGCTCATGAATGAGCTAAACGAGCCAGTACCGGAAAGTGATATTATTCATAATCTCGAAGAAGCCTATCGATTTGTGAAGCGAATAGGCTACCCGGTCATCGTTCGCCCTGCCTATACGCTCGGAGGAACAGGCGGTGGAATTGTAAACAATGATGAAGAGCTAGAAGAAATTGTTTCAAGTGGACTTAAGTACAGCCCGGTGACCCAATGTCTTCTCGAGAAAAGCATCGCAGGCTTTAAAGAAGTAGAGTATGAAGTGATGCGTGACGGTCAGGATCAGGCGATCGTCGTTTGTAACATGGAGAACATTGACCCAGTTGGCATTCACACAGGTGACTCCATCGTTGTGGCACCTAGTCAAACGCTATCAGATCGCGATTATCAAATGCTACGAAACGTCGCGCTTAAAGTCATTCGCGCCTTGAAAATTGAGGGAGGCTGTAACATTCAGCTTGCGCTTGACCCATACAGCTTCCAATATTACATCATTGAAGTAAATCCTAGGGTTAGCCGTTCCTCAGCACTTGCATCGAAAGCAACGGGCTATCCAATTGCTAAACTAGCAGCAAAAATAGCGGTTGGACTCTCTCTTGCAGAAATGAAAAACCCGGTTACAGGGAAAACGTATGCAAGCTTCGAACCAGCTCTAGACTATGTTGTATCAAAGATTCCAAGATGGCCATTTGATAAATTTGAAAGTGCGAACCGTAAATTAGGAACGCAAATGAAGGCAACGGGTGAAGTAATGGCGATTGGGCGTACGCTAGAAGAATCCTTCTTAAAAGCTGTGCGTTCTTTAGAATCGAACGTCAGTCATATATGCATTCCAGAATTAGCTGAGCTTGACGACGAAACGCTGGAGAAACAAATTCGTTTCGCAGATGATGAGCGCATCTTTGTTGTAGCGGAAGCATTTAGAAGAGGAAAGACCATGAAACAAATTCATGACTGGAGCATGATTGATCATTATTTCCTCGTGAAGATCCAAGGAATGATTGAGCTTGAAAACAAACTAAAAGAAAATAAAGGGAATCTTGATCTTTTACTTGAAGCAAAACAAAAAGGGTTCTCAGATGACATCATTGCAACTCTCTGGAATCAAACAGAGCTTGAAATTTATGAGCTCAGAACAAAAGAATCCATCCGACCTGTCTACAAAATGGTCGATACCTGTGCAGGTGAATTTGAATCGGAAACACCGTATTACTATTCAACGTATGAGGAAGAAAATGAGTCGCTAGAGACGCCGAAAGAGAGCGTGCTTGTGCTTGGTTCAGGACCAATTCGAATCGGGCAAGGAATTGAGTTTGACTACGCAACCGTGCACAGTGTTTGGGCAATTCGCGAAGCGGGATATGAAGCCATTATTATTAATAATAATCCAGAAACGGTTTCAACGGACTTCAGTATTTCAGATAAGCTATATTTTGAACCATTAACAGTAGAAGATGTGATGCACGTCATCGATCTTGAAAAGCCTAAAGGCGTAGTCGTTCAGTTCGGTGGCCAGACGGCTATTAATCTCGCAGACGAACTATCAGCTCGAGGAGTAAAAATTCTAGGGACATCTTTAGAAGATATGGATCGCGCAGAGAATCGCGATAAATTTGAAATGGCGATGGCTGAGCTGAACATTCCGCAACCAGAAGGGAAAACAGCAACGTCTGTTGACCAAGCTGTCTCGATTGCCGAGCGAATTGGCTATCCAGTCCTTGTTCGCCCATCCTATGTTCTCGGGGGAAGAGCTATGGAAATTGTCTATAAAGAAAGCGAACTGCTTCATTACATGGAAAATGCGGTTAAAGTGAATCCGCAGCATCCAGTCTTAATCGATCGCTATTTGATGGGGAAAGAAATCGAAGTTGATGCCATTTCAGACGGAGATAACGTGTTTATTCCAGGGATTATGGAACATATCGAACGAGCTGGAATTCACTCAGGCGATTCCATCGCTGTGTATCCACCTCAGAGCTTATCGAGTGATGTGAAGCAAACGCTTATTGATCAAACGATCACGCTTGCAAGAGGATTGAAAATCAAAGGGCTCCTGAATATTCAATATGTGATTCAAAATGAGCAAGTCTATGTGCTCGAAGTAAACCCGCGCTCAAGTCGCACCGTGCCATTCTTGAGTAAAATTACAGGGGTACCAATGGCGAATCTCGCAACGAAAGTCATTTTAGGAGCATCACTTACTTCCCTTGGTTACGAAACGGGGTATGGAACAGAGCGAGACGATGTGTATGTAAAAGTACCGGTCTTCTCGTTTGCGAAACTGCGTCGCGTAGATATTACGCTCGGGCCAGAAATGAAATCAACAGGTGAGGTAATGGGTCGCGATTATACGCTAGAGAAAGCTTTATATAAAGGACTAGTAGCTTCAGGTATGAAGATTCCTACGCACGGCTCAGTCTTATTCACAATCGCCGATAAAGACAAAGAAGAAGCGATCGATATTGTAAAACGGTTCAATGCAATCGGCTACCACATTCTTGCGACAG